A stretch of Physeter macrocephalus isolate SW-GA chromosome 8, ASM283717v5, whole genome shotgun sequence DNA encodes these proteins:
- the CARD6 gene encoding LOW QUALITY PROTEIN: caspase recruitment domain-containing protein 6 (The sequence of the model RefSeq protein was modified relative to this genomic sequence to represent the inferred CDS: inserted 2 bases in 1 codon; substituted 1 base at 1 genomic stop codon): protein MSEGEKGTRKTGTLATGSIPSEIIEKEXKKLLEILQQDPDCTLDTLTSRRLISEEEYEILENITDPMRKSWKLLILVQKKEEVSGQLFLNCLLSTFSESTTIWDLNHLNHELLKHEYIEPPQPVGVSREGXFFTPGEKEPENPEITTSFKEKEHLDLETSESFTDKKVGYRETAWSSRENEKEYNTPKFTALQLAENVEYEFPATLEYLQDEQRYEEPDDSLHLGKEEYLESVGYSENADTPVEEDACDDPECIIYVSKEDSLYSETMEFSAEEPNYEDPETGMSLEEEEEKSMEERKKCLKMSCPV from the exons ATGTCAGAAGgcgagaaaggcaccagg AAAACAGGAACATTGGCTACTGGGAGTATTCCCTCAGAAatcatagaaaaagaatgaaaaaagttaCTTGAAATCCTCCAACAAGATCCTGATTGTACCTTAGATACATTAACCTCTCGGAGGCTAATTTCTGAGGAAGAGTATGAGATTCTGGAGAATATTACAGATCCCATGAGGAAAAGTTGGAAGCTGTTAATTTTGgtacagaaaaaggaagaagtaagcgGTCAGCTTTTTCTCAACTGTTTACTTAGTACTTTTTCAGAGTCAACTACCATTTGGGACTTAAATCACTTAAATCATG AACTTCTAAAACATGAGTATATAGAGCCACCGCAACCTGTGGGGGTAAGCAGGGAAGG ATTTTTTACTCCTGGAGAGAAAGAGCCTGAGAATCCTGAGATCACCACGTCCTTCAAAGAGAAAGAACACTTGGATTTGGAAACCTCTGAGTCTTTCACGGACAAGAAGGTTGGTTATCGGGAAACTGCTTGGTCCTCAAGGGAAAATGAGAAGGAATACAACACACCAAAATTCACAGCTCTGCAATTGGCTGAGAATGTTGAATATGAATTTCCAGCAACTCTTGAGTATTTACAGGATGAACAGAGATATGAGGAGCCAGATGATTCTTTACACTTAGGAAAAGAGGAATATCTAGAATCTGTCGGGTACTCTGAAAATGCAGACACCCCCGTGGAAGAGGATGCTTGTGATGACCCAGAGTGCATTATCTATGTCAGCAAAGAGGACTCTTTGTATTCTGAAACCATGGAGTTCTCTGCTGAAGAACCGAATTATGAGGATCCAGAAACTGGCATGTcattggaggaggaggaggagaaaagtatGGAAG aaagaaagaagtgtttAAAGATGTCCTGTCCTGTTTAA
- the LOC102993514 gene encoding 60S ribosomal protein L37, whose product MTKGTSSFGKRRNKTHTLCRRCGSKAYHLQKSTCGKCGYPAKRKRKYNWSAKAKRRNTTGTGRMRHLKIVYRRFRHGFREGTTPKPKRAAAVGSYFHLFLVSVPSG is encoded by the exons ATG ACGAAGGGAACGTCCTCGTTTGGAAAGCGTCGGAATAAGACGCACACGTTGTGCCGCCGCTGTGGCTCTAAGGCCTACCACCTTCAGAAGTCGACCTGTGGTAAATGTGGCTACCCTGCCAAGCGGAAGAGGAAGT ATAACTGGAGTGCTAAAGCTAAAAGACGGAATACCACCGGGACTGGTCGAATGAGGCACCTAAAAATTGTATACCGCAGATTCAG GCATGGATTCCGTGAAGGAACAACACCTAAACCCAAGAGGGCAGCT GCTGTTGGTTCGTACTTCcacttgtttttggtgtctgtccccagtggctaa